One region of Priestia megaterium genomic DNA includes:
- a CDS encoding LemA family protein: protein MRNKGLIATIVVLVLIVIYGISSYNGLVSAEEDVDNKFSQVDNQLKRRSDLIPNLVETVKGYAKHEQEAIDSVTQARAQLAGAKTPEDKADADQQLSGALNRLLVVVEKYPDLKANENFRSLMDSLEGTENRLAVARKDYNDEVAKYNKSVKRFPKSMLAGTFGFEKKSYFEVTNEEKEAPKVDFGSDK from the coding sequence TTGAGAAACAAAGGTTTGATTGCTACGATTGTTGTGTTAGTGCTTATTGTAATTTACGGAATAAGCTCTTACAATGGCCTCGTTAGCGCAGAGGAAGATGTAGATAATAAATTTTCCCAAGTGGATAACCAACTAAAAAGACGATCTGATTTAATTCCTAACTTAGTGGAAACGGTAAAAGGCTACGCTAAGCATGAACAGGAAGCAATTGATTCAGTCACTCAGGCAAGAGCGCAGCTAGCGGGAGCGAAAACGCCTGAAGATAAAGCTGATGCAGATCAGCAATTAAGCGGCGCGTTAAATCGCCTGCTTGTAGTGGTTGAAAAGTACCCAGACTTAAAAGCGAACGAAAACTTCAGAAGCTTAATGGACAGCTTAGAAGGGACAGAAAACCGACTCGCTGTAGCCCGTAAAGACTATAACGATGAAGTTGCGAAATACAATAAATCCGTTAAGAGATTTCCTAAAAGCATGTTAGCGGGTACGTTCGGCTTTGAAAAAAAGTCATATTTTGAAGTAACAAATGAAGAAAAAGAAGCGCCGAAAGTTGATTTTGGGAGCGATAAGTGA
- a CDS encoding polysaccharide deacetylase family protein, giving the protein MNQNSPKYVALTFDDGPSAYTAAVLKVLKRYHVRATFFVVGSEVERFPKLIQRIHREKHVIGNHTWSHPDITTLSKHELWKEIISTNAQIEKIIGYSPKLFRPPYSSINDTALAAIKELGMTSVLWNIDSQDWREEDPLAIYKHTIKNLQEKNLIVMHDGDRYGSGARDQIVTSLPKLIKYLIKNDYQFVTVPEFHRVAYKIEGWS; this is encoded by the coding sequence ATGAATCAAAATTCACCAAAGTACGTTGCGTTAACGTTTGATGATGGCCCCTCAGCTTACACGGCTGCAGTTTTAAAAGTTCTAAAAAGATATCATGTACGTGCGACCTTTTTTGTCGTTGGTTCGGAAGTAGAAAGATTTCCAAAGCTGATCCAACGTATTCATAGAGAAAAGCACGTAATTGGAAATCACACGTGGAGTCATCCTGATATTACAACTCTTTCTAAGCATGAGTTGTGGAAAGAAATCATTTCTACAAATGCTCAAATAGAGAAAATCATCGGTTATTCTCCCAAGCTGTTTCGTCCACCTTACAGTTCGATAAATGATACAGCTCTTGCTGCCATTAAGGAATTGGGAATGACGTCTGTTCTATGGAATATAGATAGCCAGGATTGGCGTGAAGAAGATCCACTGGCCATATACAAACATACGATTAAAAATCTACAAGAAAAGAATCTTATTGTCATGCACGATGGGGATCGATACGGCAGCGGAGCGCGAGACCAAATTGTTACTTCATTGCCGAAACTCATTAAGTATTTAATAAAGAACGACTATCAATTTGTAACGGTTCCTGAATTTCACCGAGTCGCATACAAGATTGAAGGTTGGTCTTAA
- a CDS encoding glycosyltransferase family 2 protein codes for MIKIELYDSYYNRSDGKYYIKKKKKSPNPLKETKNKINKADHSLYSMSIKNNHKHPIKVSIIMPTYNKYHQTSLSLYSLSKQTFPQAEYEVILVDDASSDDTPNIFKEADVPFKFKYIRMKQNKGRSSVRNIGINHAEGNLLIFLDGEMLAPPSFIKNHYKHHMHESNLVVTGAMHYEGVYTFIMPDYNEDQMAHLKELVGRDPEYRRSYENYEQTKWHSNVPYPLVTKEDIDTNRFQRLSFPNRYFLNSGLKHFGERLEGFTLPYIAFLSGNVSVRKENLKKSGLFDETFVGYGAEDWELGYRLYKNGAQFVLDPSTVAYHQEHGISKRKVKEQWGNHYRFVKKHPNIDVLILSLEWKELPFMHMHRTLVEYKALEQRFPDEYKEFKHAFRVMLYRIIEYLNSGQPVTKLYDLPGGSDERIKIIQQFETLRPRGFDYLASSFEQIYYL; via the coding sequence ATGATTAAAATAGAATTATATGATTCCTATTACAACCGTTCCGATGGAAAATACTATATTAAAAAGAAAAAAAAGAGTCCAAATCCCTTAAAAGAGACCAAAAATAAAATAAATAAAGCAGACCATTCATTATATAGTATGAGTATAAAAAATAATCACAAACATCCTATTAAAGTTAGTATCATTATGCCTACGTATAATAAATATCATCAAACCTCTCTCTCGCTTTATAGTTTATCAAAACAAACGTTTCCTCAAGCTGAGTATGAAGTCATTTTAGTGGATGATGCTTCTTCTGATGATACGCCCAATATTTTTAAAGAAGCTGATGTCCCGTTCAAATTTAAGTATATCCGCATGAAACAAAATAAAGGACGCTCCTCTGTTCGCAATATAGGAATTAATCATGCTGAAGGGAATCTTTTAATCTTTTTAGATGGAGAAATGCTAGCGCCGCCTTCTTTTATTAAAAATCATTATAAACATCATATGCACGAATCAAATCTCGTGGTTACCGGTGCCATGCATTATGAAGGAGTCTACACATTTATTATGCCAGACTATAATGAAGATCAAATGGCCCACTTAAAAGAACTAGTCGGTAGGGATCCTGAGTATAGAAGATCGTATGAAAACTATGAACAGACGAAGTGGCATTCAAACGTTCCTTATCCTCTTGTAACAAAAGAAGACATTGATACAAACCGTTTTCAACGTTTATCATTTCCTAATCGCTATTTCCTTAACAGCGGGCTAAAACATTTCGGTGAGCGACTTGAAGGGTTTACACTACCTTATATTGCATTTTTAAGTGGAAATGTATCAGTAAGAAAAGAGAACTTAAAAAAATCCGGTCTTTTTGATGAAACGTTTGTTGGCTATGGGGCAGAAGACTGGGAGCTTGGATATCGTTTGTATAAAAATGGTGCACAATTTGTTTTAGATCCCTCAACAGTTGCTTATCATCAGGAACATGGGATATCGAAGCGAAAAGTGAAAGAACAGTGGGGAAATCACTATCGCTTCGTTAAAAAACATCCCAATATAGACGTTCTTATCCTCTCTCTTGAATGGAAAGAGCTTCCGTTTATGCATATGCATAGAACATTAGTTGAATATAAAGCGCTGGAGCAGCGTTTTCCTGATGAATATAAGGAATTTAAACATGCTTTTCGCGTCATGCTGTATAGAATCATTGAATATTTAAATAGTGGACAGCCCGTGACGAAACTTTACGATCTCCCAGGAGGATCAGATGAAAGAATAAAAATTATTCAGCAGTTCGAAACACTGCGCCCTCGCGGATTTGACTACTTGGCGAGTTCTTTTGAACAAATCTATTACCTATAG
- a CDS encoding spore germination protein yields the protein MAGVINICNTRINGMARNGSMNFGEVLHNGHTADVKSVGINSTYGDISAACARMKNTNMDADIFDQTAVANIDGVYGNQL from the coding sequence ATGGCAGGAGTTATTAACATCTGTAACACGAGAATTAATGGTATGGCAAGAAATGGATCGATGAATTTTGGAGAAGTTCTTCACAACGGACACACAGCGGATGTTAAATCTGTTGGAATCAACTCAACCTATGGAGACATTTCAGCTGCTTGTGCGCGAATGAAAAATACAAATATGGATGCAGATATATTTGATCAAACGGCTGTTGCAAATATTGATGGGGTATATGGAAATCAGCTATAA
- a CDS encoding winged helix-turn-helix transcriptional regulator codes for MDEPKDIQPKVEKSFELIGKKWTGLIIYVLMSGPKRFSELNESIPALSRRLLTERIKELEDHGIVVRNVIPDRPIRSEYSLTQKGTELGKILGPISQWAESWVQD; via the coding sequence ATGGACGAACCAAAAGATATTCAACCTAAAGTAGAAAAAAGTTTCGAACTGATTGGCAAGAAGTGGACAGGATTAATCATCTATGTGCTTATGAGCGGTCCTAAACGCTTTAGTGAATTAAATGAAAGTATACCAGCTTTAAGCAGAAGGCTGTTGACAGAACGGATTAAAGAGCTTGAAGACCACGGAATCGTTGTCCGAAATGTCATTCCCGACCGCCCTATTCGTTCTGAATATTCGCTGACTCAAAAAGGAACAGAGTTAGGTAAAATACTAGGACCGATTAGCCAGTGGGCAGAAAGCTGGGTCCAAGATTAA
- a CDS encoding FMN-dependent NADH-azoreductase, with product MANVLYITAHPLAEDESLSMAVGKEFIDVYKQTHPEDDVVHLDLYQADIPYLDADVFNGWKKLRSHSSIQDLSTDERLKVGRLAELGGQFVLADKYIFVTPMWNFSVPAIMKTYIDAITVSGKTFTYTKEGAQGLLKGKKAIHIQSRGDVYSEGPEMAREMGHRYLEIMMDFFGIEAFESIIIEGQVKFPDQIPQIKEKALQKAHSMAKTF from the coding sequence ATGGCAAATGTTCTCTATATTACTGCACACCCTTTAGCTGAAGACGAATCGCTTAGCATGGCTGTAGGGAAAGAATTTATTGACGTGTATAAGCAAACACATCCAGAAGATGATGTGGTTCATTTAGATTTATATCAAGCAGATATTCCATACTTAGATGCAGACGTATTTAACGGATGGAAAAAGCTTCGTTCTCACTCCTCCATCCAGGATTTATCAACGGATGAACGATTAAAAGTGGGACGGTTAGCCGAACTAGGCGGACAGTTCGTACTTGCTGACAAATATATTTTTGTCACGCCAATGTGGAATTTTTCCGTTCCTGCGATCATGAAAACGTACATCGATGCGATTACCGTGTCAGGTAAAACCTTTACATATACAAAAGAAGGCGCTCAGGGATTGCTTAAAGGAAAAAAAGCAATTCACATTCAGTCCCGCGGAGACGTGTATTCAGAAGGCCCAGAAATGGCAAGAGAAATGGGCCACCGCTATTTAGAAATCATGATGGACTTCTTTGGTATTGAAGCGTTTGAAAGCATTATTATTGAAGGGCAAGTAAAATTCCCGGATCAAATTCCGCAAATTAAAGAAAAAGCACTCCAAAAAGCACATTCAATGGCCAAAACGTTTTAA
- a CDS encoding FMN-dependent NADH-azoreductase gives MAKVLYITANPNDATQSFSMAAGDAFINEYKEVNPADEIVHVNLYQEHIPHIDGDVFSGWGKLGSGAEFDTLTSEEQRKVARLNELSDQFAQADKYVFVTPMWNFSFPPVMKAYLDAVAVAGKSFKYTAEGSVGLLTDKKAYHIQANGGIYSRGPAGELEMGHRYMRIMMNFFGVPSIGSLFVEGQAAMPDKAQEIKEDGIARAKEAARTF, from the coding sequence ATGGCAAAAGTATTATATATTACAGCAAACCCTAACGATGCTACGCAATCATTCAGTATGGCTGCGGGAGATGCATTTATTAATGAGTATAAAGAAGTAAACCCAGCGGATGAGATTGTTCACGTTAACTTATATCAAGAGCATATCCCTCACATCGACGGCGATGTATTCAGCGGATGGGGCAAACTTGGAAGCGGCGCAGAATTTGATACACTTACTTCTGAAGAACAGCGCAAAGTTGCTCGCCTAAACGAGTTAAGTGACCAATTTGCTCAAGCGGACAAATATGTATTTGTTACACCAATGTGGAACTTCTCATTCCCTCCAGTGATGAAAGCATACTTAGATGCTGTAGCAGTAGCTGGAAAATCATTTAAATATACAGCAGAAGGTTCTGTAGGTCTATTAACAGATAAAAAAGCGTATCATATTCAAGCAAACGGCGGTATCTACTCTCGCGGCCCTGCTGGTGAACTAGAAATGGGTCACCGCTATATGCGCATTATGATGAACTTCTTTGGGGTTCCTTCTATCGGAAGCCTATTTGTAGAAGGACAGGCTGCAATGCCAGATAAAGCACAAGAAATTAAAGAAGACGGTATTGCTCGCGCTAAAGAAGCTGCACGTACGTTCTAA
- a CDS encoding GNAT family N-acetyltransferase, giving the protein MFPELETKRLILRKIVENDAGEILECFSDEDVLRYYGQKSLESIDQVKGIIENFSKGYEEKQLIKWGIQLKGNEKLIGTIGFQEWSSEHKKANISYALFPEHWNKGYATEAVHEAISYGFHELQYNRIGAIVFTQNSGSIALLSKVGFKKEGTLREYLYQNNIPFDTYVYSLLRGEAKI; this is encoded by the coding sequence ATGTTTCCGGAATTAGAGACAAAACGGCTGATATTAAGAAAAATTGTAGAAAATGATGCGGGCGAGATTTTAGAATGCTTTTCTGATGAAGACGTGCTGCGCTATTACGGGCAAAAATCTTTAGAATCGATTGACCAAGTGAAAGGGATCATTGAGAATTTTTCCAAAGGCTACGAAGAAAAGCAGTTGATTAAATGGGGGATTCAGCTAAAAGGAAACGAAAAGCTGATTGGCACAATAGGGTTTCAAGAGTGGTCTTCAGAGCATAAAAAAGCAAATATAAGCTATGCTCTTTTTCCAGAGCACTGGAACAAAGGATACGCAACGGAAGCCGTTCATGAAGCGATTTCTTATGGCTTCCACGAACTTCAATACAATCGCATAGGAGCGATTGTATTTACGCAAAATAGCGGATCTATCGCTTTGTTAAGCAAAGTAGGATTTAAAAAAGAAGGGACGTTAAGAGAGTACCTATATCAAAACAATATCCCGTTTGATACATATGTTTATTCGCTGCTGCGCGGGGAAGCAAAGATATAA
- a CDS encoding tyrosinase family protein: protein MSNKYKVRKNVLHLTDTEKRDFIRAVLILKEKGIYDRYVAWHGAAGKFHTPPGSDRNAAHMSSAFLPWHREYLLRFERDLQSINPEVTLPYWEWETDAQLQDPSQSAIWNADFMGGNGNPKKDFIVDTGPFAAGRWTTIDEQGNPSGGLKRNLGATKEAPTLPTRDDVLKALKITQYDTPPWDMTSQNSFRNQLEGFINGPQLHNRVHRWVGGQMGVVPTAPNDPVFFLHHANVDRIWAVWQIVHRNQNYLPMKNGPFGQNFRDPMYPWNTTPEDVINHRKLGYVYDIELRKSKRSS, encoded by the coding sequence ATGAGTAACAAATATAAAGTCAGAAAAAACGTATTACATCTTACAGACACCGAAAAAAGAGATTTTATTCGTGCCGTGCTAATACTAAAGGAAAAAGGAATATATGACCGCTATGTAGCCTGGCATGGTGCAGCAGGTAAATTTCATACTCCTCCGGGCAGCGATCGAAATGCAGCACATATGAGTTCTGCTTTTTTGCCGTGGCATCGTGAATACCTTTTGCGATTCGAACGTGACCTCCAGTCGATCAATCCAGAAGTAACCCTTCCTTATTGGGAATGGGAAACGGATGCACAGCTGCAGGATCCATCACAATCAGCAATTTGGAACGCAGATTTTATGGGCGGAAACGGAAATCCCAAAAAGGATTTTATCGTCGATACCGGGCCATTTGCAGCTGGGCGCTGGACGACGATCGATGAACAAGGAAATCCTTCCGGAGGGTTAAAACGTAATTTGGGCGCAACGAAAGAGGCACCTACACTCCCTACTCGAGATGATGTTCTCAAAGCTTTAAAAATAACTCAATATGATACGCCGCCTTGGGATATGACCAGCCAAAACAGCTTTCGTAATCAGCTTGAAGGATTTATTAACGGGCCGCAGCTTCACAATCGTGTACACCGTTGGGTTGGCGGACAGATGGGCGTTGTCCCTACTGCTCCGAATGATCCTGTCTTCTTTTTACACCACGCAAATGTGGATCGTATTTGGGCTGTATGGCAAATTGTTCACCGCAATCAAAACTATCTGCCGATGAAAAACGGGCCGTTTGGTCAAAACTTTAGAGATCCGATGTATCCTTGGAATACAACCCCTGAAGATGTTATCAACCATCGAAAGCTTGGGTACGTATACGATATAGAATTAAGAAAATCAAAACGTTCATCATAA
- a CDS encoding YjcZ family sporulation protein produces MHNNVNAPFSSNENMPFSPAMAHHGYAAPAYDHMIPHCGYTMPDYGYMECGYSVPCHRGSGFAIIIVLFILLIIIGACGFNFCHDEC; encoded by the coding sequence ATGCATAATAACGTAAACGCACCTTTTAGTTCTAATGAAAATATGCCGTTCTCACCTGCTATGGCTCACCACGGCTACGCTGCTCCCGCTTATGACCATATGATTCCACACTGCGGATACACAATGCCGGACTATGGATATATGGAATGTGGATATAGCGTTCCTTGCCACAGAGGTAGTGGTTTTGCCATTATCATCGTACTGTTTATTTTACTCATTATCATTGGTGCATGTGGTTTCAATTTCTGCCACGATGAGTGTTAA
- a CDS encoding ring-cleaving dioxygenase, with product MELLGLHHVSILTGKAEKNYQFFTKVLGMRLVKKTVNQDNTQSYHLFYADGEGTPGTEVTFFDIPGLARTHEGASDISTVSLRVKSTDSLHFWKERFEQHGVEYEEIAKRANRDTLAFKDYEGTRLLLVADNGEKGVRAGVPWKREDIPLEHAIIGLGPVTLTVGTAEPTVDVLTNIMGFRYVGSYPSRAGDHRDILVYATGEGGSGAEVHIETRPDLPKVRLGRGGVHHVAFRVPNEEEYNKWASRLDENSLPNSGKVERYYFKALYFREPNGILFELSTDTPGFATDEPLETMGQTLALPPFLEPKRKEIEEKLRPLDLDETL from the coding sequence ATGGAATTGTTAGGGTTGCATCATGTATCTATTCTGACGGGGAAAGCTGAGAAAAACTATCAGTTTTTCACTAAAGTTTTAGGCATGCGATTAGTAAAAAAAACGGTGAATCAAGATAACACTCAGTCTTACCACTTATTTTATGCAGATGGAGAAGGGACCCCAGGAACGGAAGTAACGTTTTTTGATATTCCAGGGCTTGCAAGAACACATGAAGGTGCATCTGACATTTCGACTGTGTCGCTTCGCGTTAAAAGTACGGATTCTCTACACTTTTGGAAAGAACGCTTCGAGCAGCACGGAGTGGAATATGAAGAAATAGCTAAACGAGCTAATCGTGATACATTAGCATTTAAAGATTACGAAGGTACACGTTTGCTTCTTGTCGCGGACAACGGTGAAAAAGGTGTAAGAGCAGGCGTGCCGTGGAAGCGCGAAGACATTCCGTTAGAACATGCGATCATCGGCTTAGGACCGGTCACGCTAACGGTGGGCACGGCAGAACCAACTGTTGACGTACTAACAAACATTATGGGATTTCGCTACGTGGGTTCTTATCCATCTCGTGCAGGAGATCATAGAGATATTTTGGTTTATGCAACAGGTGAAGGCGGAAGCGGAGCCGAAGTTCATATTGAAACGAGACCCGATTTGCCGAAAGTTCGCTTAGGGCGCGGTGGCGTTCATCACGTTGCCTTCCGTGTTCCAAATGAAGAAGAATACAATAAGTGGGCAAGTCGATTAGATGAAAACAGTCTGCCGAATTCTGGTAAAGTAGAACGATACTATTTCAAAGCACTTTACTTCAGAGAACCAAACGGCATTTTATTTGAATTATCAACGGACACACCTGGATTTGCGACCGATGAACCGCTTGAAACGATGGGCCAAACATTAGCGCTGCCGCCATTTTTAGAGCCAAAGCGCAAAGAAATCGAAGAGAAGCTGAGACCTCTAGATTTGGACGAAACGCTATAA
- a CDS encoding FMN-binding negative transcriptional regulator, giving the protein MYIPKYFKVNDEQIMYDFIEDNGFATLFSYHNEKPYATHLPLMLNRKEKALYGHFARPNQQWKDAENQDILIVFQGPHCYISPSWYETNQAVPTWNYEAVHVYGTMKMIEEPAELLGLLRKMVEKYESPRSTYTLNDVDPAYMNGLSKGIVGFKIDITKMEGKQKISQNHSAERQQLVIEKLEQTSRENEKKIAALMKQNVQRALKK; this is encoded by the coding sequence ATGTATATTCCAAAGTATTTTAAAGTGAATGATGAACAAATCATGTATGATTTTATTGAAGATAATGGATTCGCCACTTTGTTTTCGTATCATAACGAAAAGCCTTATGCTACTCATTTGCCCCTGATGTTAAACCGGAAAGAAAAAGCTTTATACGGACATTTTGCTCGTCCGAATCAGCAGTGGAAAGATGCTGAAAATCAAGATATTTTGATTGTGTTTCAAGGGCCTCACTGCTATATTTCACCGTCTTGGTATGAAACGAATCAAGCTGTACCAACATGGAATTATGAAGCTGTTCACGTGTATGGAACGATGAAAATGATTGAAGAACCAGCAGAACTGCTTGGGCTGCTGAGGAAGATGGTGGAGAAATATGAAAGTCCGAGAAGTACATATACACTAAATGACGTTGATCCTGCTTATATGAATGGTTTAAGTAAAGGAATCGTTGGATTTAAAATCGATATCACTAAAATGGAAGGCAAACAAAAGATAAGTCAAAATCATTCAGCAGAGAGACAGCAGCTAGTTATAGAAAAATTAGAGCAGACGTCGCGTGAAAATGAAAAGAAAATTGCAGCCCTGATGAAACAAAATGTGCAGCGCGCGCTTAAAAAGTAA